The following proteins are encoded in a genomic region of Thermocrinis sp.:
- a CDS encoding thiazole synthase — protein MLDWEKLLEDDYLEIAGRRLRSRLIIGSGKFKSFQQNKEVLEASGAEMITVAVRRVNITDPSKENLLDYIDPKKYIILPNTAGCYTAEEAIKTAMLAREATGINWIKLEVIGDQKTLLPDMEETYKAAKFLVKEGFVVLPYIFDDPVYAKKFEDIGCAAVMPLAAPIGSGLGLQNPYNLIFIKEAVSVPVIVDAGIGSAADIPPVMELGVDGILTNTALAEAKDPIKMAVAMKYATIAGRLSYLAGRMPKRTYAVPSSPLKGVPYKS, from the coding sequence ATGCTTGATTGGGAAAAACTTTTGGAGGACGATTACCTTGAAATAGCCGGCAGGCGCTTAAGGTCCAGGCTGATTATTGGGTCTGGAAAGTTTAAGAGCTTTCAGCAAAATAAGGAGGTTTTGGAGGCAAGCGGTGCAGAGATGATTACCGTTGCGGTTAGAAGGGTAAATATAACAGATCCTAGCAAAGAAAACCTACTGGACTACATAGATCCCAAAAAATACATCATCCTTCCCAACACTGCAGGATGCTATACCGCAGAAGAAGCCATAAAAACTGCCATGCTTGCTCGAGAAGCTACAGGCATAAACTGGATAAAGCTTGAGGTAATAGGAGATCAAAAAACTCTACTGCCAGATATGGAAGAAACCTATAAAGCGGCAAAGTTCCTTGTAAAGGAAGGCTTTGTAGTTCTTCCTTACATCTTTGATGACCCTGTGTATGCTAAAAAGTTTGAAGATATTGGCTGTGCTGCAGTTATGCCCCTGGCCGCACCCATAGGTTCGGGTCTTGGACTTCAGAATCCCTACAATTTAATCTTCATAAAGGAAGCGGTTTCTGTCCCTGTTATAGTGGATGCGGGCATAGGTAGTGCGGCGGATATCCCCCCTGTAATGGAGCTTGGAGTAGACGGCATACTTACCAACACAGCTTTGGCAGAGGCTAAGGATCCTATAAAGATGGCGGTTGCTATGAAATACGCTACAATCGCCGGTAGACTCTCTTACCTTGCTGGAAGGATGCCAAAGAGGACTTATGCGGTTCCCTCTTCTCCACTTAAGGGTGTTCCTTACAAATCATGA
- a CDS encoding CsgG/HfaB family protein, giving the protein MKKVLGGFILLTAVYASETKTVERQIPVVRCAEPVYSVMVMEFDCKANSCQEANPGNPRLSLIYEALAGTGGVKGVGKGLTTMLTNALKATNCFRIVDLEQYERMKKLLEATGQKVQPPKVDYMITGSITALELERSGGALGGGLIPVLGAINVRKDQAKLGVDVNIIKPETLEIAYSNSFDASSEKSSWGLFGAGAGGGFGAGGGWSISKNLSLDMVARDVVVQVANSIVERLAPDKIIERPKPPTKQEKEE; this is encoded by the coding sequence ATGAAAAAAGTGTTAGGTGGATTTATTTTGCTAACAGCAGTCTACGCAAGTGAAACCAAGACTGTGGAGAGACAAATTCCTGTAGTTAGATGTGCGGAGCCTGTTTATTCTGTTATGGTTATGGAGTTTGATTGCAAGGCAAACTCTTGTCAAGAAGCAAACCCCGGAAATCCCAGACTGTCATTAATATACGAAGCATTGGCTGGAACAGGCGGTGTGAAAGGTGTAGGGAAGGGACTCACTACCATGCTCACCAACGCCCTTAAAGCCACCAATTGCTTCAGAATAGTTGATTTGGAGCAGTATGAAAGGATGAAAAAACTTCTAGAAGCCACTGGGCAAAAGGTCCAACCTCCAAAGGTAGATTACATGATAACGGGCTCTATAACCGCCCTTGAATTGGAGAGAAGTGGCGGAGCCTTAGGAGGTGGATTAATTCCCGTGCTAGGTGCGATAAACGTCAGAAAGGATCAGGCTAAGCTTGGTGTTGACGTGAATATTATAAAACCCGAAACGCTTGAAATCGCCTATTCCAACTCTTTTGATGCAAGTTCAGAAAAGAGCTCCTGGGGTCTTTTTGGTGCTGGTGCAGGTGGTGGGTTTGGCGCAGGTGGTGGATGGAGCATAAGCAAAAACCTCTCCCTTGACATGGTGGCAAGGGATGTGGTGGTTCAGGTAGCGAATTCTATAGTGGAAAGGCTTGCTCCGGACAAGATAATTGAAAGACCAAAACCTCCGACAAAGCAAGAAAAAGAAGAATAG
- a CDS encoding peroxiredoxin — protein sequence MKKLLLGIFGILGISLSGSPIKEGQQAYNFKLYSDQGNLVQLSDYKGKWVVLYFYPKADTPGCTAQAKEYSNLIESFRKVNAEVFGISTDSVESIRKFKEKYGFKITFLSDPKGEVAKAYGVRVILGFCSRDTVLINPENNVEKIYRGVDPSADAKRVLEYIERLNSLYKPQRF from the coding sequence ATGAAGAAGTTATTGCTTGGTATATTTGGGATCTTAGGCATTTCCTTAAGTGGCTCTCCCATAAAAGAGGGGCAGCAGGCATACAACTTCAAGCTTTACTCTGATCAAGGGAATCTGGTCCAGCTTTCTGACTACAAAGGAAAGTGGGTAGTCCTATACTTTTATCCAAAAGCAGATACACCTGGATGCACAGCTCAAGCAAAGGAATACAGCAATCTAATAGAAAGCTTTAGAAAGGTGAATGCAGAAGTGTTTGGAATAAGCACAGACTCGGTGGAAAGCATAAGAAAGTTTAAGGAAAAGTATGGTTTTAAGATAACCTTCCTCTCGGATCCCAAAGGGGAGGTGGCAAAGGCATACGGAGTTAGAGTAATTCTTGGATTTTGTTCAAGGGATACAGTACTGATAAATCCAGAAAACAACGTAGAAAAGATATACAGAGGTGTAGATCCATCTGCAGATGCAAAGAGAGTTTTAGAATACATAGAAAGGTTAAACAGCCTTTATAAACCCCAAAGGTTTTAG
- a CDS encoding Hsp20/alpha crystallin family protein has product MRKGLLVWRPFEELERIRREFDRFMEEFFKEEPVERLFAPALDVYETDTEVVVKAELPGVKKEDVEVLVRDNNLIIRGEKKEEREEKTETVHRVERVYGKFERVIGLPTDVKLEGIKAEYKDGVLEIRFPKEKTSREKKIEIT; this is encoded by the coding sequence ATGAGGAAAGGACTTTTAGTTTGGCGTCCTTTTGAAGAGCTTGAAAGAATAAGAAGGGAGTTTGACAGGTTTATGGAGGAGTTTTTCAAGGAAGAGCCCGTTGAAAGGCTCTTTGCACCTGCCTTGGACGTTTATGAAACAGATACGGAAGTAGTTGTTAAAGCAGAACTTCCTGGTGTGAAAAAAGAGGATGTGGAAGTGCTTGTAAGAGACAATAATCTAATCATCAGAGGAGAAAAGAAGGAAGAGAGGGAAGAAAAGACTGAAACTGTCCACAGGGTAGAAAGGGTGTATGGAAAGTTTGAAAGGGTTATAGGCTTGCCCACAGATGTAAAGCTGGAGGGCATAAAGGCTGAGTATAAGGATGGAGTTTTAGAAATAAGGTTCCCCAAAGAAAAGACATCCAGGGAGAAAAAGATAGAAATAACCTAA
- a CDS encoding nicotinamidase, with the protein MRVKLTKFDALIVVDVQKDFMPGGALPVPEGDKVVQPLNKYIELFSERGLPVFFTRDWHPENHISFKGYGGVWPPHCVQDTEGAQFHPDLIIPSDNKFIISKGTSRDFDAYSGFQGTILDSLLKERGIKRIFVGGVATDYCVKNTVLGGINLGYFAFLLLDAIKGVDVKPGDSEKAIEEMLSAGAVCLTYQELE; encoded by the coding sequence ATGAGGGTAAAACTGACAAAATTTGATGCTCTTATAGTGGTGGATGTGCAGAAAGATTTTATGCCAGGTGGTGCATTGCCCGTGCCAGAAGGGGACAAAGTGGTACAACCTTTAAACAAATATATAGAACTTTTTTCAGAAAGAGGACTTCCTGTTTTTTTCACCAGAGATTGGCATCCAGAAAATCACATATCCTTTAAAGGATACGGTGGTGTATGGCCTCCCCACTGCGTGCAAGACACAGAAGGAGCCCAGTTTCATCCAGACCTTATCATACCATCGGATAACAAGTTCATAATATCAAAGGGCACGAGTAGAGACTTTGACGCTTACTCAGGTTTTCAGGGAACAATCCTTGACAGCCTGCTGAAGGAAAGAGGTATAAAGAGAATATTCGTAGGTGGAGTGGCTACAGACTACTGTGTCAAAAACACAGTTTTAGGTGGTATAAACTTAGGATACTTTGCATTTCTACTCTTAGATGCCATAAAAGGAGTAGATGTAAAGCCGGGAGACTCGGAGAAAGCAATAGAAGAAATGTTAAGTGCAGGTGCGGTTTGTTTGACTTATCAGGAACTTGAATAA
- a CDS encoding glycosyltransferase family 2 protein, whose amino-acid sequence MKSELASIIIPVYNGEKYVNQAIESALSQTYPYKEIIVVDDASTDRTPQVVKSYPVIYYRNPQNMERAYSRNKGVELSKGEYLFFLDYDDLWEKDYVESSVEFLKKHDVVYSFPRMFVDGSGDVKRVSKKKIPRDSLILLFSGMMGYPSATAFRRSAFLGYKHEYLMREDWEILLRAYINGLSIHLLDNKKVLIREHPERTSKSKTFLSATYKVYMDYKDKVPEKYLPYFLFHMGESALRFGKLKEGWLLVLNSIYKKPSILLDSRRILSILKRGFRFWKG is encoded by the coding sequence TTGAAAAGTGAGCTCGCTTCTATAATAATACCTGTCTATAATGGAGAGAAGTATGTAAACCAAGCCATAGAAAGCGCTTTATCTCAGACCTATCCTTACAAGGAAATAATAGTAGTAGATGATGCAAGCACAGACCGCACGCCTCAGGTGGTAAAAAGCTATCCAGTTATCTATTACAGGAATCCACAGAACATGGAAAGGGCATACTCAAGAAACAAAGGAGTGGAGCTTTCCAAAGGTGAGTATTTGTTCTTTTTAGACTACGACGACCTTTGGGAGAAGGACTATGTAGAGTCATCTGTAGAATTCTTAAAAAAACACGATGTAGTTTATAGTTTTCCCAGAATGTTCGTTGATGGCTCAGGTGATGTTAAAAGAGTTTCAAAGAAAAAAATTCCGAGAGATAGCTTGATTCTACTTTTCTCTGGAATGATGGGTTATCCTTCTGCCACTGCCTTCAGGCGGTCTGCCTTTTTAGGATACAAACACGAATACCTAATGAGGGAAGACTGGGAAATACTACTGAGGGCTTACATAAATGGTCTGAGCATTCACCTTTTGGACAACAAGAAAGTTTTAATTAGAGAACATCCAGAAAGAACGAGTAAAAGTAAAACCTTTCTAAGCGCAACTTACAAGGTATATATGGATTACAAGGATAAAGTGCCAGAAAAGTATCTTCCTTACTTTCTCTTCCACATGGGAGAATCTGCCTTGAGGTTTGGAAAACTAAAAGAAGGTTGGCTTTTGGTGTTAAATTCCATCTACAAAAAACCCTCCATTTTGTTAGACTCAAGAAGGATTCTTAGCATCCTAAAAAGAGGCTTTAGGTTTTGGAAAGGATAA
- a CDS encoding 3-dehydroquinate synthase II — MKEFWYWAEEYDRKLIASAIEAGAKAVVIEDQDKEEEVKRLGKVLVLKQGKDFEYVRIEKKEDEDRAAKYPPNVKVVVETTDWTIIPLENLIAQREELYAVVKSEEEAKTAIKILEKGVKGIVLKSKDINTIKKVGKVLEEEEENLPLVVVKISKILPLGLGDRVCVDTTSILSRGEGMLVGNSSGGMFLVHAETEENPYVASRPFRVNAGAVHMYIRTPNNKTKYLCELKAGDEVMVYDHKGRGRVVYVGRAKVERRPMLLVEGRWENKKVSAVLQNAETIRLTKPDGNPISVAELKEGDEVLGYVEEAGRHFGIKVEETIIEK, encoded by the coding sequence ATGAAAGAATTTTGGTATTGGGCAGAGGAATACGACAGAAAGCTCATAGCAAGCGCCATAGAAGCAGGAGCAAAGGCTGTAGTGATAGAAGACCAGGACAAAGAGGAAGAGGTAAAAAGGCTTGGTAAAGTCTTAGTTCTAAAACAGGGGAAAGACTTTGAGTATGTGCGTATAGAGAAGAAAGAAGACGAGGATAGAGCAGCAAAATACCCGCCCAACGTAAAGGTAGTGGTAGAAACTACCGACTGGACCATCATACCTTTGGAAAATCTTATAGCCCAAAGGGAAGAGTTATATGCAGTGGTAAAAAGCGAGGAAGAGGCAAAAACAGCCATAAAAATATTAGAAAAGGGGGTAAAAGGTATAGTTTTAAAGAGTAAGGACATAAACACCATAAAGAAGGTTGGAAAGGTCTTGGAGGAAGAAGAAGAAAACCTTCCGCTTGTGGTAGTTAAGATATCAAAGATTCTTCCCTTAGGCTTGGGCGATAGAGTCTGCGTGGATACAACCTCTATACTAAGTAGAGGGGAAGGTATGCTGGTAGGAAATTCCTCCGGTGGTATGTTTTTGGTGCATGCGGAAACGGAAGAGAACCCCTACGTAGCTTCCAGACCATTCAGAGTTAACGCAGGAGCGGTACATATGTACATAAGGACCCCCAACAACAAAACAAAGTATCTTTGTGAACTAAAAGCTGGAGATGAAGTAATGGTTTATGACCACAAAGGAAGGGGAAGGGTGGTCTATGTAGGAAGGGCAAAGGTAGAAAGAAGGCCTATGCTTTTGGTTGAGGGCAGATGGGAAAACAAAAAAGTAAGCGCGGTGCTTCAGAATGCGGAAACTATAAGACTTACAAAACCAGATGGGAATCCTATATCTGTAGCGGAGCTTAAAGAAGGGGACGAAGTCCTGGGATACGTGGAAGAGGCAGGAAGACACTTTGGCATAAAGGTTGAAGAAACTATCATTGAAAAGTGA
- the hemC gene encoding hydroxymethylbilane synthase translates to MFLRIGTRKSKLALWQANFVKEKLESLGCKVELVPITTTGDKITSAPLAKIGGKGLFVKEIEEALLKGEIDLAVHSLKDVPMALPKGLTLCAITEREYPYDVLISKDGKKLEELPPGAVVGTSSLRRQVQIKRKRRDLKVEVLRGNVDTRLRKLEEGLYSAIVLAYAGVKRMGFEKYITQVLEDFIPAVGQGSLAIETREDDLEVQRFVKGLDHKESHLRAMCERAFLRELEGGCQVPIGAFAWIEYGKIKIKGFISDLEGERFIEDKEEGSLEEAEETGKRLARRLLELGGREILKEIYSL, encoded by the coding sequence ATGTTTCTTAGGATTGGCACAAGAAAGAGTAAGTTAGCTCTTTGGCAAGCTAATTTTGTCAAAGAAAAGTTAGAATCCTTGGGATGCAAAGTGGAATTAGTTCCGATAACCACCACTGGGGACAAGATAACCTCCGCACCTTTGGCAAAAATAGGTGGCAAAGGGCTTTTTGTAAAGGAGATAGAAGAAGCTTTACTAAAAGGAGAGATTGACCTTGCGGTGCATTCTTTGAAGGATGTGCCTATGGCCTTGCCGAAAGGTTTAACACTCTGCGCTATAACAGAGAGAGAATATCCTTACGACGTGCTAATATCAAAAGATGGTAAGAAGTTGGAGGAGCTCCCTCCTGGTGCGGTCGTTGGCACTTCTTCTTTGAGAAGGCAGGTTCAGATAAAAAGAAAAAGAAGGGATCTCAAAGTAGAGGTTCTAAGGGGAAACGTGGATACAAGGTTAAGAAAGCTGGAAGAAGGGTTATACTCTGCTATTGTCTTAGCGTACGCAGGGGTAAAAAGGATGGGTTTTGAAAAATACATAACTCAGGTGCTGGAAGACTTCATCCCTGCAGTTGGGCAGGGAAGCTTGGCTATAGAAACAAGAGAAGATGACTTGGAGGTCCAGAGATTTGTAAAAGGCTTGGATCACAAGGAAAGCCATTTGAGGGCTATGTGCGAGAGGGCTTTCTTAAGAGAATTGGAAGGTGGCTGTCAAGTTCCCATAGGTGCCTTTGCGTGGATAGAATATGGAAAGATAAAGATAAAAGGTTTTATATCAGACTTAGAAGGGGAAAGGTTTATTGAGGATAAGGAAGAGGGAAGCTTAGAAGAGGCAGAAGAAACTGGGAAAAGGCTAGCCCGCAGACTCTTAGAGCTTGGCGGGAGGGAAATACTCAAAGAGATTTATAGTTTATAA
- a CDS encoding DUF190 domain-containing protein, whose amino-acid sequence MNWEEAVLLRIFLGEDDRWEGKPLYKHITEFCKERGIAGVTVFRGILGYGKSSVIHKAGVFKLSSDLPIVIEILDHEERIKEILPEIAKMIKGGLITTEKVKIARYGK is encoded by the coding sequence ATGAATTGGGAGGAGGCTGTTTTGCTGAGGATCTTTTTGGGAGAAGATGATAGATGGGAAGGAAAACCGCTATATAAGCACATAACCGAGTTTTGCAAAGAGAGGGGTATAGCTGGAGTTACAGTCTTTAGGGGTATATTAGGCTACGGAAAATCTTCAGTTATACACAAAGCGGGAGTATTTAAGTTATCTTCTGATTTGCCTATAGTGATTGAGATATTGGACCATGAGGAAAGGATAAAGGAAATCCTACCTGAAATAGCCAAGATGATAAAGGGTGGGCTTATAACCACAGAAAAGGTTAAAATTGCACGCTACGGGAAGTAG
- the crcB gene encoding fluoride efflux transporter CrcB produces the protein MGILIAIAVGGALGSLLRYLISKFLQSKFGLAFPVGTLTVNLIGAFLIGLFFSYFVEKLSVSSEVRSFLITGFLGGFTTLSTFTYESFALIADGEYLRFLLYLSLTNLFGIFLTFLGYNLGRLL, from the coding sequence ATGGGAATTTTAATAGCGATAGCAGTGGGTGGAGCCTTGGGATCCCTACTCAGATATCTGATTTCAAAATTTTTGCAGAGCAAGTTTGGCTTAGCTTTTCCCGTAGGCACGCTTACAGTAAATCTAATTGGGGCTTTTCTGATAGGTCTTTTCTTCTCTTACTTTGTGGAAAAACTAAGCGTATCAAGCGAGGTTAGAAGCTTTCTCATAACTGGGTTTCTCGGTGGATTTACCACACTATCAACTTTCACCTACGAAAGCTTTGCTCTGATAGCGGATGGAGAATACCTAAGGTTTTTGCTGTATTTGTCTCTTACCAACCTTTTTGGAATCTTTCTCACATTTCTGGGATACAATCTGGGTAGGTTGTTATGA
- a CDS encoding DUF190 domain-containing protein produces MPVREKGYVLARIFIREDEEFDGERLYSKILKFLKEKNIAGATVLKAILGYGTTGEYHYEGIEVLSYNLPVVIELVDEEKKVISVLEELGRHIKSGLVSVERAHVWEF; encoded by the coding sequence ATGCCTGTTAGAGAAAAAGGTTATGTCCTGGCGCGTATCTTTATAAGGGAAGATGAGGAATTTGATGGGGAGCGTCTCTACTCTAAGATTCTAAAATTTTTGAAAGAAAAAAATATAGCTGGAGCGACGGTCTTAAAAGCTATTCTTGGCTATGGTACCACGGGCGAGTATCATTACGAAGGCATTGAAGTGCTGTCTTACAACCTTCCAGTTGTCATAGAGTTGGTGGATGAAGAAAAAAAGGTGATTAGCGTATTGGAAGAACTTGGGAGGCATATCAAAAGCGGGCTTGTTAGTGTGGAGAGAGCGCACGTATGGGAATTTTAA
- the secA gene encoding preprotein translocase subunit SecA, with the protein MIEWLLKKIIGTKNEREVKRLRKFVQKINQKEKELDELSNKGIVELSKDLFQKISQDESLKDEISKGRITEEVILAFALVREAGKRTIGLRFFDVQLIGGLVLHEGKIAEMKTGEGKTLVATSAAYVNALTDRGVHVVTVNDYLARRDAQWMGPIYRFLGLEVGVINSDYSSYRVEWVDGELFQKAVEEDLRVWPKGYFDEILPSEKINVEAKKAFFTKLVPCDRKSAYQAHITYGTNNEFGFDYLRDNMSFSLDDIVQVRGHHYAIIDEVDSILIDEARVPLIISGPSQMDTSIYYKADQAVRRLKAGEDFIVDEKNRTVQLKEEGIKKLEEFFGIENLYDLKHIDLLHAVHQSIKAHELFKRDVHYIVKDGEVLIVDEFTGRVLPGRRWSDGLHQAIEVKEGVPIQQENQTLASITFQNYFRLYQKLAGMTGTAETEALEFKEIYGLDVVVVPTHKPMRRKDLPDMVFKTKKEKWEEVVRQIEKEHSRGRPILVGTISIEDSEHISNLLKKKGIPHNVLNAKHHEREAEIIAQAGRLKAVTISTNMAGRGTDILLGGNPEYLAKEILRKKGKIPEEATQDEWKSALQEAYRITEEEKKKVIELGGLLVIGTERHESRRIDNQLRGRAGRQGDPGESRFILSLEDDLLRLFGGDRVKKMMEFLKIPEGEPIESRIVTKAIQNAQKRIEAQNFQIRKRLLEYDNVVNVQRQTVYGLRRDLLEGKDLEGYLEEFVKDVLNQKIAQLMPEEDPELWETKPLEDYLKELTGRDLAIPKVRDKEELVEKLSSEVLGILEEKKKVWGESLFKEIFKMIALSNLDHLWREHLHTLDRLREGIYLRGYAARDPLVEYKKEAFGLFEAMLYNLKEKVVEDTIKVQVASQEEIEEEVKKEEQEREKLLKSAVFSGVEGKKDEKGPKRKSLKERLNLKRKRA; encoded by the coding sequence ATGATAGAATGGCTTTTAAAAAAGATTATAGGCACAAAGAACGAGCGTGAAGTAAAGCGCCTTAGAAAGTTTGTCCAAAAGATAAACCAAAAGGAGAAGGAGTTAGACGAGCTTTCCAACAAGGGTATTGTGGAGCTTTCTAAGGATCTATTTCAGAAGATCTCGCAGGACGAGAGTTTAAAGGATGAAATCAGCAAGGGTAGGATTACGGAAGAAGTTATACTTGCCTTTGCCTTGGTTAGGGAGGCGGGCAAAAGGACTATAGGGCTTAGGTTCTTTGACGTGCAACTCATCGGTGGTCTTGTTCTGCATGAGGGTAAAATTGCGGAAATGAAAACAGGAGAAGGTAAAACCTTGGTAGCTACTTCTGCCGCTTACGTGAATGCTCTAACAGATAGGGGGGTGCATGTGGTAACTGTGAATGACTATCTGGCAAGAAGGGACGCCCAGTGGATGGGTCCTATATACAGGTTTTTAGGCTTGGAGGTGGGAGTAATAAACTCAGACTACAGCTCTTATAGGGTGGAGTGGGTGGATGGAGAGCTGTTCCAAAAAGCAGTAGAGGAAGACCTTAGGGTATGGCCCAAGGGATACTTTGATGAAATACTACCTTCGGAGAAGATAAACGTAGAGGCAAAGAAGGCATTCTTTACCAAGCTTGTTCCCTGCGATAGAAAAAGTGCTTATCAAGCTCACATAACTTATGGGACCAATAACGAGTTTGGTTTTGACTATCTGAGAGACAACATGAGCTTTTCTTTGGACGACATTGTTCAAGTAAGGGGACACCACTACGCCATAATAGACGAGGTGGATTCCATACTCATAGACGAGGCAAGGGTCCCGCTGATAATATCTGGACCATCCCAGATGGATACTTCCATTTACTACAAGGCAGACCAGGCGGTCAGAAGGCTGAAGGCGGGAGAGGATTTCATCGTGGATGAAAAGAACAGAACCGTTCAGTTAAAAGAAGAAGGCATTAAAAAACTTGAAGAGTTTTTTGGGATTGAGAACCTATACGACCTTAAACACATAGACCTGCTACACGCTGTGCATCAATCCATAAAGGCTCACGAGCTTTTTAAAAGGGACGTGCATTACATAGTGAAGGATGGAGAGGTGCTCATAGTAGATGAGTTTACGGGTAGGGTTTTACCCGGTAGAAGGTGGTCTGACGGCTTGCATCAGGCTATAGAGGTTAAAGAGGGTGTTCCTATCCAGCAAGAAAATCAGACCTTGGCAAGCATAACCTTTCAGAATTACTTTAGGCTTTACCAAAAGCTGGCTGGTATGACTGGGACTGCAGAAACTGAAGCCCTTGAGTTTAAAGAAATATACGGGCTTGATGTGGTAGTGGTTCCCACCCACAAGCCCATGCGTAGGAAAGACTTGCCAGATATGGTCTTTAAGACAAAAAAGGAAAAGTGGGAAGAGGTAGTAAGACAAATAGAGAAAGAGCACAGTAGGGGGAGGCCGATTTTGGTTGGCACCATATCTATAGAGGATTCAGAGCATATTTCTAACCTTCTAAAGAAAAAAGGTATACCTCACAACGTTCTAAACGCAAAGCATCACGAAAGGGAGGCGGAAATAATCGCTCAAGCTGGAAGATTAAAAGCTGTTACCATATCTACCAACATGGCAGGTAGGGGTACGGACATACTGCTTGGTGGAAACCCAGAGTACCTGGCTAAGGAGATTCTAAGAAAGAAAGGAAAGATACCCGAAGAAGCTACGCAGGACGAGTGGAAATCTGCCTTGCAAGAGGCTTATAGGATAACAGAAGAGGAGAAGAAAAAAGTGATCGAGCTTGGTGGACTTTTAGTCATAGGAACAGAGAGGCATGAATCAAGGAGGATAGACAACCAGCTTAGGGGTAGGGCTGGTAGGCAGGGCGATCCAGGCGAATCCCGGTTTATCCTTTCCCTTGAGGATGACCTTCTTAGATTGTTTGGAGGAGACAGGGTAAAGAAGATGATGGAGTTCTTAAAGATTCCGGAAGGAGAGCCCATAGAGAGCAGGATAGTAACAAAGGCTATACAGAACGCTCAAAAGAGAATAGAAGCTCAGAACTTTCAGATAAGAAAAAGACTGCTGGAGTATGACAACGTAGTTAATGTTCAAAGGCAAACGGTCTATGGTTTGAGAAGGGACCTTTTGGAAGGCAAAGATTTAGAAGGATACTTAGAAGAATTCGTAAAGGACGTGCTTAACCAAAAGATTGCACAACTGATGCCCGAAGAAGATCCTGAACTTTGGGAGACAAAACCCTTGGAGGATTATCTGAAAGAATTAACTGGAAGAGATTTAGCAATTCCGAAGGTTAGAGACAAAGAGGAACTTGTGGAAAAACTGAGCTCTGAAGTACTCGGCATTTTGGAGGAAAAGAAGAAGGTATGGGGAGAAAGCCTCTTTAAGGAGATATTTAAGATGATTGCGCTGTCTAACCTTGACCACCTGTGGAGGGAACACCTGCATACCCTTGATAGGTTAAGAGAAGGCATATACCTAAGAGGATACGCTGCGAGGGATCCGTTAGTAGAGTATAAAAAAGAAGCTTTTGGACTCTTTGAAGCTATGCTATATAACCTAAAGGAAAAGGTAGTTGAGGATACGATCAAGGTTCAGGTTGCCTCTCAGGAAGAGATAGAAGAAGAGGTCAAGAAAGAAGAGCAGGAGAGGGAAAAACTACTCAAGAGTGCGGTCTTCAGCGGAGTGGAGGGTAAAAAGGACGAAAAGGGACCAAAGAGAAAGAGTTTAAAGGAAAGGCTCAATCTCAAAAGGAAGAGAGCCTAA
- a CDS encoding L-threonylcarbamoyladenylate synthase: MEIVSTKDISKVVKVLEKGGIVCAPTDTIYGLLADATNKEAVERLYEIRRPSGRPFIVLLPDISYVLKFDVLITKLSIALLSIGVTVIFPKRTTIPTYLTRWRKSIAFRVPAQGVFIKNLLKKFGKPLVAPSANPEGLKPASDIKEAMEYFGDKIDLYVKGAKLTGKPSTIVKLISKKAIKIIREGNVPKEQVLNMVSSLASPLGSLPFEIEPFL; the protein is encoded by the coding sequence ATGGAAATAGTTAGCACTAAAGACATAAGCAAGGTGGTAAAGGTTTTAGAAAAGGGCGGTATAGTTTGCGCTCCTACGGATACTATCTACGGACTTTTGGCAGATGCTACCAACAAAGAGGCGGTGGAAAGGTTATACGAGATTAGAAGGCCCTCAGGCAGACCGTTTATAGTGCTTTTGCCAGATATAAGCTACGTACTAAAGTTTGATGTTCTGATTACCAAACTTAGTATAGCTCTTCTTAGTATTGGCGTAACTGTGATCTTTCCAAAAAGGACCACCATTCCTACATACCTGACTCGTTGGAGAAAGAGCATAGCTTTTAGAGTGCCGGCTCAGGGCGTGTTTATAAAGAACCTTCTCAAAAAGTTTGGAAAACCTCTTGTCGCCCCAAGCGCTAATCCAGAGGGACTAAAACCCGCATCTGATATAAAGGAAGCCATGGAATACTTTGGAGACAAGATAGATCTATACGTAAAAGGAGCAAAGCTCACAGGCAAACCATCTACGATAGTAAAGCTCATAAGTAAAAAGGCGATAAAAATCATAAGGGAAGGGAACGTGCCTAAGGAGCAAGTATTAAACATGGTAAGTAGCTTAGCTTCTCCGTTAGGCTCTCTTCCTTTTGAGATTGAGCCTTTCCTTTAA